A region of Muntiacus reevesi chromosome 11, mMunRee1.1, whole genome shotgun sequence DNA encodes the following proteins:
- the SLITRK6 gene encoding SLIT and NTRK-like protein 6, which yields MKLWIHLLYSSLLACISSQSQSPMSSASARGSCDSLCNCEEKDGTMLINCEEKGIKKLSQISVPPSRPFHLSLLNNGLTVLHSDDFSGLTNAISIHLGFNNIADIETGAFNGLGLLKQLHINHNSLEILKEDTFHGLENLEFLQADNNFITVIEPSAFSKLNRLKVLILNDNAIESLPPNIFRFVPLTHLDLRGNQLQTLPYVGFLEHIGRILDLQLEDNKWACNCDLLQLKLWLENMPPQSVIGDVVCNSPPFFKGSILSRLKKESICPTPPVYEEHEDPSGSLHLAVTSSISDSRTSAKTTSLLKPPTKAPGLIPYITKPSTQLPGLYCPIPCNCKVLSPSGLLIHCQERNIESLSDLKPPPQNPRKLILAGNIIHTLLKSDLVEYFTLEMLHLGNNRIEVLEEGSFMNLTRLQKLYLNGNHLTKLSGGMFLGLHNLEYLYLEYNGVKEILPGTFNPMPKLKVLYLNNNLLQVLPPHIFSGVPLTRINLKTNQFTHLPVSNILDDLDLLTQIDLEDNPWDCSCDLVGLQQWIQKLSKNTVTDEILCTSPEHLHKKELKALNSELLCPGLVNNPYLPTQTSYIIVNTPTTATTADTIFKSLTDAVPLSVLILGLLIVFITIVFCAAGIVVLVLHRRRRYKKKQADEQMRDTSPVHLQYSMYGHKTTHHTTERPTASLYEQHMVSPMVHVYRSPSFGPKHLEEEEERNDKEGSDTKHLQRSLLERENHSPLTGSNMKYKTTDQSTEFLSFQDASSLYRNILEKERELQQLGITEYLRKNIAQLQPDMEVHYPGAQEELKLMETLMYSRSRKVLVEQTKNEYFELKANLHAEPDYLEVLEQQT from the coding sequence ATGAAGCTCTGGATTCATCTCTTGTATTCATCTCTCCTTGCCTGTATATCTTCACAGTCCCAATCTCCAATGTCCTCTGCCTCAGCCAGAGGTTCTTGTGACTCTCTTTGCAATTGTGAGGAAAAAGACGGCACGATGCTAATAAATTGTGAAGAGAAAGGTATTAAGAAGTTATCCCAAATAAGTGTGCCACCATCACGACCTTTCCACCTAAGTTTATTAAATAATGGCTTGACAGTACTTCATTCAGATGACTTTTCTGGGCTTACCAATGCTATCTCAATACACCTTGGATTTAACAATATTGCAGATATTGAGACTGGTGCATTTAATGGCCTTGGCCTTCTTAAGCAACTTCATATCAATCAcaattctctagaaattcttaaagaggatACCTTTCATGGACTGGAAAACCTGGAATTCCTACAAGCAGATAACAATTTCATTACAGTGATTGAACCAAGTGCCTTTAGCAAGCTCAACAGACTTAAGGTGTTAATTTTAAATGACAATGCTATTGAGAGTCTTCCTCCAAACATATTTCGATTTGTTCCTCTAACACATCTAGATCTTCGTGGAAATCAGTTGCAAACATTGCCTTATGTTGGTTTTTTAGAACATATTGGCCGAATATTGGATCTCCAGTTGGAGGACAATAAATGGGCCTGCAATTGTGACTTATTACAGCTAAAACTTTGGTTGGAAAACATGCCCCCACAGTCTGTAATTGGTGATGTTGTATGCAACAGCCCTCCATTTTTCAAAGGAAGCATACTAAGCCGGCTGAAAAAGGAATCGATTTGCCCCACTCCACCAGTATACGAAGAACACGAGGATCCTTCTGGATCATTACATCTGGCAGTAACCTCTTCAATAAGCGATAGTCGCACGTCAGCCAAGACCACGTCTCTTTTAAAACCACCCACCAAAGCACCAGGTTTAATACCTTATATTACAAAGCCATCCACTCAACTTCCGGGACTCTACTGTCCTATTCCTTGTAATTGCAAAGTACTCTCCCCATCAGGACTTCTAATACACTGTCAAGAGCGCAATATTGAAAGTTTATCAGATCTAAAACCTCCTCCACAAAATCCTAGAAAGCTTATTCTTGCAGGGAATATCATTCATACATTACTGAAGTCTGATTTAGTGGAATACTTCACTTTGGAAATGCTTCACTTGGGAAACAATCGTATTGAGGTTCTTGAAGAAGGATCATTTATGAATTTAACAAGATTACAAAAGCTTTATCTGAATGGTAACCACCTGACCAAATTGAGTGGAGGTATGTTTCTTGGTCTCCACAATCTTGAGTACTTATATCTTGAATACAATGGTGTTAAGGAAATATTACCTGGAACTTTCAACCCAATGCCTAAACTGAAAGTGCTCTATTTAAACAACAACCTCCTACAAGTTTTACCACCACATATTTTTTCAGGGGTTCCTCTTACGAGGATAAACCTTAAAACAAACCAATTTACTCATCTACCTGTAAGTAATATCTTGGATGACCTTGATTTACTGACCCAGATTGACCTTGAGGACAACCCCTGGGACTGTTCCTGTGACCTGGTTGGATTGCAACAATGGATACAAAAGTTAAGTAAGAACACAGTGACAGATGAAATACTCTGCACCTCCCCAGAGCACTTACACAAAAAGGAACTGAAGGCACTCAATAGTGAACTTCTTTGCCCGGGTTTGGTCAATAACCCATACCTGCCAACGCAGACTAGTTACATCATTGTCAACACTCCTACAACCGCAACTACAGCTGACACTATTTTTAAATCACTTACTGATGCTGTACCACTATCTGTTTTAATACTAGGTCTGCTGATTGTATTCATAACTATTGTGTTCTGTGCTGCAGGGATAGTGGTTCTTGTTCTCCACCGCAGGAGAAGATACAAAAAGAAACAAGCAGATGAGCAGATGAGAGACACCAGCCCTGTGCACCTCCAGTACAGCATGTACGGCCATAAGACAACTCACCACACCACTGAAAGACCCACAGCATCGCTCTATGAGCAGCACATGGTGAGCCCCATGGTTCATGTCTACAGGAGCCCATCCTTTGGCCCAAAGCAtctggaagaagaagaagaaaggaatgacaaaGAGGGAAGTGACACAAAACATCTCCAAAGAAGTCTTTTAGAACGAGAAAACCACTCCCCACTCACAGGTTCAAATATGAAGTACAAAACCACAGACCAATCCACTGAATTTTTAAGCTTCCAGGATGCCAGTTCATTATACAGGAACAtattagagaaagaaagggaacttCAGCAACTGGGAATCACAGAATACCTAAGGAAAAACATCGCCCAACTTCAGCCTGATATGGAGGTACATTATCCAGGAGCCCAAGAAGAGTTAAAGTTGATGGAGACACTAATGTACTCAAGGTCCAGGAAGGTATTAGTGGAACAGACTAAAAATGAGTATTTTGAGCTGAAAGCTAATTTACATGCTGAACCTGATTACCTAGAAGTCCTAGAGCAGCAAACATAG